A genomic segment from Nicotiana tabacum cultivar K326 chromosome 9, ASM71507v2, whole genome shotgun sequence encodes:
- the LOC107832339 gene encoding F-box/kelch-repeat protein At3g27150-like, which translates to MLNLNRRESEEEKINLDHHPANYDLDEKSDLKYVDWVTFKSHSSKKVRISLPKSSRAENSSREPQDADYPSLNYQVEGLILARFPRWEYWKLCLVNKRCSMLLKSGEIFEIRKEIGFKEPSVFMLASGETNWWAFDREFKYRRKLPDLPSDECFPFSDKESLCVGTHLLVSGREIDGLVIWRFELATNSWHKGPSMVNPRCLFASATCGTTAFVAGGVGIMPNSEVYDTAERYNPDSRLWEPLPRMKRNRKLCSGCYMDNRFYVIGGRNKNGELTCGEFFDEAKNKWELIPDMLKDDPVQDYHSPPLLAVVNNELYSLEASSNQLKVYLKKTNTWKQLGPVPVRADSNRGWGIAFKSLGNELLVIGAALTSVSYSGNSMAIYTCCPDPEAMELQWKPLDSGRNRLSSFILNCSVMVA; encoded by the coding sequence ATGTTGAACTTAAACAGAagagaatctgaagaagaaaagataaacTTGGATCATCATCCTGCTAACTATGATCTTGATGAGAAATCTGATCTCAAATATGTTGATTGGGTCACTTTCAAGAGCCATTCCTCCAAAAAAGTTAGAATCTCTCTACCCAAATCCTCGAGAGCTGAAAATTCTAGTAGAGAACCTCAGGATGCAGATTATCCCTCTCTCAACTATCAGGTCGAGGGCTTGATTCTAGCCAGGTTTCCGAGGTGGGAATATTGGAAACTTTGCCTCGTAAACAAGAGATGTTCGATGCTTCTAAAGAGCGGTGAGATATTTGAGATTCGTAAAGAGATTGGATTTAAAGAACCTTCAGTATTCATGTTGGCAAGTGGGGAGACTAACTGGTGGGCGTTTGATCGAGAGTTCAAGTACCGGAGGAAATTGCCCGATTTACCATCAGATGAGTGCTTCCCATTTAGTGATAAGGAATCACTTTGTGTAGGCACACATTTGCTTGTTTCGGGCAGGGAAATCGATGGTCTCGTTATTTGGAGGTTCGAATTAGCaacaaatagttggcacaaaggtCCCTCTATGGTTAATCCGAGGTGTTTATTTGCATCAGCAACTTGTGGTACCACTGCTTTTGTTGCTGGTGGTGTTGGTATTATGCCGAATAGTGAGGTCTATGACACGGCTGAGAGATACAACCCCGATAGTAGATTGTGGGAGCCACTACCGAGGATGAAGAGGAATAGAAAACTTTGTTCAGGATGCTACATGGACAACAGATTCTACGTGATCGGGGGAAGGAATAAGAACGGTGAGTTAACGTGTGGAGAATTCTTCGACGAGGCTAAGAACAAATGGGAGCTGATTCCGGACATGTTGAAGGATGATCCGGTACAGGACTACCATTCACCGCCCCTCCTTGCTGTCGTGAATAACGAGCTATACTCGCTCGAGGCTTCTTCGAATCAGCTGAAGGTTTACTTGAAAAAAACCAACACTTGGAAACAGTTAGGGCCAGTTCCAGTACGAGCTGATTCAAACAGGGGATGGGGCATTGCATTCAAGTCACTGGGGAATGAACTTCTAGTAATAGGAGCTGCTTTAACATCAGTGTCTTATTCTGGTAATTCCATGGCTATATATACTTGCTGTCCTGATCCTGAGGCAATGGAGTTGCAGTGGAAACCACTTGACAGTGGTCGAAATCGACTTAGTAGTTTTATCTTAAACTGTTCAGTCATGGTAGCTTGA